In the Granulosicoccus antarcticus IMCC3135 genome, CAGCCGCCGTAGCGAAATTGATGGGCACGCTGCACAGCAAATCTGCTCCGTCGCGCTGGAATATCGGGTGTGCCTTGACAACGATTGCAACGTACAGATCGCCAGCCGGACCACCACTATCACTTGCCTCGCCTTCACCGGACAAACGAATCTTGTCACCGGTATCCACGCCAGCAGGAATCTTGACCGACAGCGTCTTCTCTTTCTGAGTACGTCCCTGGCCGCGACACTTCGGACACGGATCGGTAATGACCTTGCCCTTGCCACGACAGGAAGGACAGGTTTGCTGTACAGAAAAGAAACCTTGCTGCATACGGACCTGACCCACACCGTGGCAGGTTGAACAGGTAGAAGGTGACGTTCCTCGCTTGGCACCACTACCGTCACAGACGTCGCAGCCAACCATATTCGGAATCTTTATTTCGGTAGATGTACCGGCAACAGCTTCCTCGAGACTGATCTCAAGGTTGTACTGCAAATCATCACCACGGTACACCCGAGGGCCACCACCACCACGGCGACCACCGCCGAAAATATCACCAAAGACATCACCGAAGATGTCGTTGATATCAGCACCGCCGCCGCCACCAAAGCCGCCGCCGC is a window encoding:
- the dnaJ gene encoding molecular chaperone DnaJ; the encoded protein is MAQRDYYEVLGVSKDVSEAELKKAYRRLAMKYHPDRNTDDDGAIEKFKEAKEAFEILKNKEKRAAYDQFGHAGVSNQPGGGGFGGGGGADINDIFGDVFGDIFGGGRRGGGGPRVYRGDDLQYNLEISLEEAVAGTSTEIKIPNMVGCDVCDGSGAKRGTSPSTCSTCHGVGQVRMQQGFFSVQQTCPSCRGKGKVITDPCPKCRGQGRTQKEKTLSVKIPAGVDTGDKIRLSGEGEASDSGGPAGDLYVAIVVKAHPIFQRDGADLLCSVPINFATAAVGGELEVPTLNGRVKLKVPAGTQTEKTFRLRGKGVKPVRGGAVGDLLAKVRVETPINLNKDQSDLLMQFHEAISGDHAQRHSPQAHSWLGGVKKFFDDLRG